Within the Dechloromonas denitrificans genome, the region GCGGCCAGCGAACCGGCGCGCAGCAGCAGCGCGGTATCGTTGGCTTCGCTGGTCGTCATGCGGCCGGAGATCTGCACGCGGCCGCCGCCAATTTCGCTGCGGATGACCGGTGCGGTAACGACTTCGCCCTTGCCCTTTTCGATGAGCAGGATGGCCATCCGCTTGTTGATGTTTTCGCGGGTGACGTCCTTGAAAATGCGGGCGCCGGCCGAGTCGAGCGTCAGGTGCACGGCGGCTTCGTTGGTCTGGTGATCGAAGCCGGGCTGGGCGTCGGTCAGGCGGTCGCCGGTCAGGACGACCTGCTTCTTGACGAGCAGCGGCTGGCCGCCGCGTTCGTTGTACACCTCGGTGCCGAACGGCGGATTGCCGGCCAGCGCGGCTTCGAGCGCGCCGGGGGAATCGTCGACCATGCGGATTTCCAGGGTCGCGGTGCGGCCGAGGATGTCTTTGGCCTTGGCCGTATCCTGCACGCCGGGCAACTGGACGACGATGCGGTCGGCGCCCTGCTGCTGGATCACCGGCTCGGCGACGCCGAGTTCGTTGATCCGGTTGTGCAGCGTGGTGATGTTCTGCTTGAGCGCGAATTCGCCGATCTTCTTCTGCGCTTCCGGCTTCAGCATGGCGACCAGCTTGAGGTCGGTGCCGTCGTCCTGCTCGGTGATCAGCAGGTCGGGCTGGCTGTCGCCGATGGCGCTTTTCGCCTTGCTGCGGACGTCGGCCTCGCGGAAGCGGACGACCAGACGGTCGCCTTCGCGGCTGATGCCGGCATGGCGCAGGTTCTTGTCGCGCAGCACGGTGCGCAGGTCGCCGGAGGTCGAGTCGAGGCGCTTGGTCAGCGCGCCCTTCATGTCCACCTGGAGCAGGAAGTGCACGCCGCCGCGCAGGTCGAGGCCGAGGTACATCGGCAGCGCATGCAGGGCGGTCAGCCAGCTCGGCGAGGCGGCCAGCAGGTTCAGCGCAATGACGTATTGCGGTTCGGCGGCATCCGGGTTGAAGGTCTTTTCCAGGATATCCTTGGCCTTCAGCTGGGTGTCGGTATTCTTGAACCGGGCCTTGACGCCGACGTTGTCGAGCTGGATGCCGTCATGGGCGATCCCGGCAGCCTTCAGGGCTTCCTCGACGCGGCTTTTCGCCTTGTCATCGACCTTGATGGTGGCCTTGGCGCTGGAAACCTGGACGGCCGGCGATTCGCCGAAGAAATTGGGCAGGGTGTAGATGAAGCCCAGCACCAGCGCCACGGCGACGATGATGTACTTCCAGAGTGGGTAGCGATTCATAGTGGCTTTAAAGCTAAAAAGGCGGCCAGCGGCCGCCTTCTGGGGTGATTACAGCGACTTCAGCGTGCCCTTCGGCAGTACCAGACCAATGGCCGGCTTCTGCACGACGACTTCCGTGCCTTCGGCGATTTCCAGCGTGACGTAGCTGTCGCCGACCTTGACAACCTTGCCGACCAACCCGCCGCCGGTGACGACTTCGTCGCCCTTGGCAATGGCAGCGATCAGTGCCTTGTGTTCCTTGGCCTTCTTCATCTGCGGGCGAATCATCAGGAACCACAGCACGACGAACATCAGGATCATCGGCAGAATTTGCATGAGACCACTGGTCGGGTCGGCGGCGCCGGCGGTTTGAGCGTGGGCAAGACTAATCATTGAATTACTCCGGGGAAGCTAAAGAAAATCAGAACGCAAGATTCTATCACCCGCCCGAGGAACGGTCGCGGGCAAAGCTCGACGCCCATTCGCGCAGCGTGCCGGCCTCGATGGCGGCGCGCATTTCGGCCATGATGGTTTGATAGAACTGCAGGTTGTGGATGGTGTTGAGCATGCTGCCAAGGATCTCGCCGGTCCGGAACAGGTGGTGCAGGTAAGCGCGGCTGAACTGGCTGCAGGTGTAGCAGGAGCAGGACGGGTCGAGCGGCCCGGTGTCGGTCTTGTGCCGGGCATTCTTGATCTTGACGTCGCCGAAGCGGGTGAACAGGTGGCCATTGCGGGCATTGCGCGTCGGCATCACGCAGTCGAACATGTCGATGCCGGCTTGTACCGAATGCACCAGGTCTTCCGGCGTGCCGACGCCCATCAGGTAGCGCGGCTTGTCGGTCGGCATCTTCGGTGCGGTGTGGGCGAGGATACGCACCATGTCCTCCTTCGGTTCGCCGACCGAGAGGCCGCCGATCGCCATGCCGTCGAAACCGATGTCGTCGAGGCCGGCCAGCGACTCGTCGCGCAGCGCTTCGTGCATGCCGCCCTGGACGATGCCGAACAGCGCGTTAGGGTTTTCCAGCTTGTTGTGTTCGTCGCGCGAACGCTGCGCCCAGCGCATCGACAGGCGCATCGACTTGGCGGCTTCGTCGTAGCTGGCCGGGTAGGGGGTGCATTCGTCGAAGATCATCACGATGTCGGAATTCAGGACCTTCTGAATCTGCATCGAGATTTCCGGGGTCAGGAAGAGCTTGGCGCCGTCGTGCGGCGAGCTGAACTTGACGCCTTCCTCGGTGATCTTGCGCATGGCGCCCAGCGAAAAGACCTGGAAGCCGCCGGAATCGGTGAGGATCGGCTTTTGCCAGTTCATGAAGTCGTGCAGCCCGTGGTGGGCGGCGACCACCTCGAGGCCCGGGCGTAGCCAGAGGTGGAAGGTGTTGCCCAGGCAGATCTGCGCGCCGATGTCGTGCAGGCCTTGCGGCGTCATCGCCTTGACCGTGCCGTAGGTGCCGACCGGCATGAAGACGGGGGTCTGGACCTGGCCATGGGCCAGCGTCAGGGTGCCGCGGCGGGCGGCGCCATCGGTTTTCAGGAGTTCAAATTGCATCGGATTTTTCCAGGAGCATGGCATCGCCATAGCTGAAGAAGCGGTAGCGCTCGGCTACGGCGTGGGCATAGGCGGCGCGGATGTGGTCGTAGCCGGCAAAGGCCGAGACGAGCATGAGCAGGGTCGATTTCGGCAGATGAAAATTGGTGATCAGCCGGTCGACGACTTTGAAGCGGTAACCGGGCGTGATGAAAATCGCCGTTTCGGCCGGGCCGGCGTTGACCGTGCCATCGGCATTGCCGGCCGATTCGAGGGCGCGCAGGCTGGTCGTGCCGACGGCGATGATGCGGCCGCCGGCAGCGCGGGTGGCGGCGATGGCTTCCGCCGTGGCGGCTGGGATGTCGAAACGCTCGCTGTGCATCC harbors:
- the secD gene encoding protein translocase subunit SecD, which gives rise to MNRYPLWKYIIVAVALVLGFIYTLPNFFGESPAVQVSSAKATIKVDDKAKSRVEEALKAAGIAHDGIQLDNVGVKARFKNTDTQLKAKDILEKTFNPDAAEPQYVIALNLLAASPSWLTALHALPMYLGLDLRGGVHFLLQVDMKGALTKRLDSTSGDLRTVLRDKNLRHAGISREGDRLVVRFREADVRSKAKSAIGDSQPDLLITEQDDGTDLKLVAMLKPEAQKKIGEFALKQNITTLHNRINELGVAEPVIQQQGADRIVVQLPGVQDTAKAKDILGRTATLEIRMVDDSPGALEAALAGNPPFGTEVYNERGGQPLLVKKQVVLTGDRLTDAQPGFDHQTNEAAVHLTLDSAGARIFKDVTRENINKRMAILLIEKGKGEVVTAPVIRSEIGGGRVQISGRMTTSEANDTALLLRAGSLAAPMDIIEERTIGPSLGADNIQKGFHSTLWGFAAIAVFMIIYYQVFGVVSVLALAANLLFLIALLSLLQATLTLPGIAAIALALGMAIDSNVLINERIREELRAGMPAQGAIFEGYERAFGTILDSNVTTLIVGLMLLIFGSGPIRGFAVVHCLGILTSIFSSVVVSRALVNLIYGHQKKLGKVAIGQIWKPGIAATNGQK
- the yajC gene encoding preprotein translocase subunit YajC produces the protein MISLAHAQTAGAADPTSGLMQILPMILMFVVLWFLMIRPQMKKAKEHKALIAAIAKGDEVVTGGGLVGKVVKVGDSYVTLEIAEGTEVVVQKPAIGLVLPKGTLKSL
- the tgt gene encoding tRNA guanosine(34) transglycosylase Tgt; amino-acid sequence: MQFELLKTDGAARRGTLTLAHGQVQTPVFMPVGTYGTVKAMTPQGLHDIGAQICLGNTFHLWLRPGLEVVAAHHGLHDFMNWQKPILTDSGGFQVFSLGAMRKITEEGVKFSSPHDGAKLFLTPEISMQIQKVLNSDIVMIFDECTPYPASYDEAAKSMRLSMRWAQRSRDEHNKLENPNALFGIVQGGMHEALRDESLAGLDDIGFDGMAIGGLSVGEPKEDMVRILAHTAPKMPTDKPRYLMGVGTPEDLVHSVQAGIDMFDCVMPTRNARNGHLFTRFGDVKIKNARHKTDTGPLDPSCSCYTCSQFSRAYLHHLFRTGEILGSMLNTIHNLQFYQTIMAEMRAAIEAGTLREWASSFARDRSSGG